From the Cetobacterium sp. ZOR0034 genome, the window AAATAAAAAAAGGCAACTTTATGTTTAAGGTTGCCTTTTTATTTTTTTATTTATTTTTTGCTGCCTCTTCTCCTGCTATTTTTCCAAAAACAGTTATTTCAGCCAAAGCATTTCCACCTAAACGATTGCTTCCATGAAGCCCGCCTGTTACCTCTCCTGCTGCAAATAACCCCGGAATAGGATTTCCTGCTTTATCTAAAACTTGTGTTTTTTCATTGATTTCAATTCCACCCATAGTGTGATGAACTGTTGGAACACGTGGTCCTGCATAGAATGGAGCCTTATCCAATTTATTTGCAAATAGTTTTCTTCCAAATTCATCAGTTTTATTCTCAACAGCAACGTTAAACTTATCTATTGTATCTTTTAATACAACTGGATCAACTTTAATTTTAGTTGCTAGCTCCTCTACTGTTTCACCTTTAAATGCTCTACCTTTTTTTACTAAGTCCTCTATTGTTTATAGCAATAGGTAAGGCTTTGAAGTTATCTCCACCTTTTCCCCTGCTCCACACCGTGCATGCGACTTTCACCGC encodes:
- a CDS encoding FAD-binding protein, which gives rise to MEDLVKKGRAFKGETVEELATKIKVDPVVLKDTIDKFNVAVENKTDEFGRKLFANKLDKAPFYAGPRVPTVHHTMGGIEINEKTQVLDKAGNPIPGLFAAGEVTGGLHGSNRLGGNALAEITVFGKIAGEEAAKNK